The Medicago truncatula cultivar Jemalong A17 chromosome 4, MtrunA17r5.0-ANR, whole genome shotgun sequence genome includes a region encoding these proteins:
- the LOC11441179 gene encoding potassium channel AKT1 yields MMIELKSFKNGVERDAGTAIAGNVFGQSCVLCNKPQLFTAKTREVCQLLKLDRDTLNDILKENPIAASNIMDNEILILKELVEEHNDPDMTDVLGEIERKKARDEAPGIA; encoded by the exons atgatgaTA GAattaaaatctttcaaaaatggGGTTGAGCGA GATGCCGGAACAGCCATAGCTGGAAATGTGTTTGGTCAAAGTTGTGTGCTTTGTAATAAGCCACAACTTTTTACCGCTAAAACTAGAGAAGTATGTCAGCTCCTTAAGCTCGACCGTGACACACTCAACGACATCCTTAAGGAGAATCCCATTGCTGCATCCAACATAATGGATAATGAAATCTTG ATATTGAAAGAGCTAGTGGAAGAGCATAATGATCCAGACATGACTGATGTTTTGGGTGAAATTGAAAGGAAGAAGGCAAGGGATGAAGCTCCTGGAATAGCATAA